In a genomic window of Meriones unguiculatus strain TT.TT164.6M chromosome 8, Bangor_MerUng_6.1, whole genome shotgun sequence:
- the Ciz1 gene encoding cip1-interacting zinc finger protein isoform X1: protein MFNQQLQQQQQQQLQQLQQQQQQLLQLQQLLQQSPAQAPLPMPVNRGLPQQSAQQQLLNLQGLHSTALLNGSMLQRALLLQQLQGLDQFAMLPATYDSASLNVPTAALGNLRAYNMTAPSVAAPSLTPPQMVTPNLQQFFPQATRQSLLGPPPVGVPINPSQVSHSGRNYQKQARNHSSTIPNRKKQDSSSQTVPLEDREDPTEGSEEAVELQMDTPEGNRQGVLSFTRDIRAGEILVTRCRAISWNYVPSPAAIADQDSLVYPDDMVSEPPEPEPEPFEPEPFEALEPPAKRLKSSEKGATGQPQAKVQPLVQMTALKQTQTPDQLPEPPGASVLPRFQPQAPQTQPKLQKQAQTQTSAEHLAPEQNQVSTQAQPQEQTSEKTLEQPQTWPQEPVPPAEQASVLACTTEPQPSPNTAETGRGPQEALVEPVSAQGNEDTSQEASAGGLDVGECEKRAREMLGMWGAGSSLKVTILQSSDSRAFNTTSGPRPGDSASATPALSSTPSRQNLQFFCYICKASCSSQQEFQDHMSEAQHQQRLGEMQHSNQTCLLSLLPVPRDILEREAEDPPPKRWCSTCQVYYIGDLIQHRRTQEHKIAKQSLRPFCTVCNRYFRTPRKFVEHVKSQGHKDKAKEVKTFEKEVASPDDDHFITVDAVGCFESDQKEDEDDDDDDEEIEAEEEFCKQVRSRDMSLEEGKGSETYTPNTAYGMDFLVPVMGYVCRVCHKFYDSNSELRFSHCKSLAHFENLQKYKEAKNPSLATRPGNRRCAINARNALTALFSSSSGSGRQPCPQDTVKIPSQVKPGSPRPPLPLRRSTRLKT from the exons ATGTTCAACCAGCaactccagcagcagcagcagcagcagttacagcagctgcagcagcagcagcagcagctactgCAGCTTCAACAGCTGCTGCAGCAGTCCCCAGCACAGGCACCCTTGCCGATGCCTGTCAACCG GGGCCTCCCCCAGCAGTCAGCCCAGCAACAGCTTCTGAATCTCCAGGGCCTCCACTCCACCGCCCTGCTCAATGGCTCCATGCTGCAAAGAGCTTTGCTTCTGCAGCAGTTGCAAG GACTGGACCAGTTTGCAATGCTACCAGCCACGTATGACAGTGCCAGCCTCAACGTGCCTACGGCAGCATTGG GCAACCTCCGCGCTTACAACATGACAGCCCCAAGCGTGGCAGCTCCCAGCCTCACACCACCTCAGATGGTCACCCCAAACCTGCAACAGTTCTTTCCCCAGGCCACTCGCCAGTCCCTGCTGGGCCCTCCTCCTGTTGGGGTCCCAATAAATCCTTCTCAGGTCAGCCACTCAGGGAGGAACTACCAGAAACAGGCCAGAAACCACTCTTCCACCATCCCCAATCGCAAG AAGCAGGATTCTTCTTCCCAGACGGTGCCTCTGGAAGACAGGGAAGACCCCACAGAGGGGTCTGAGGAAGCCGTAGAGCTCCAGATGGACACACCTGAAGGTAACAGACAAGGGGTTCTGTCCTTCACAAGGGACATCAGGGCAGGGGAGATCTTGGTGACACGGTGCCGGGCCATTTCCTGGAACTATGTTCCCTCACCTGCTGCCATTGCAGACCAAGATTCACTAGTCTACCCAGATGATATGGTGAGTGAGCCCCCAGAGCCTGAGCCCGAGCCCTTTGAGCCTGAGCCCTTTGAGGCATTGGAACCACCAGCCAAGAGGTTAAAGAG CTCAGAGAAAGGTGCTACAGGGCAGCCACAAGCAAAGGTCCAGCCTCTTGTTCAGATGACAGCACTGAAGCAGACACAGACCCCAGATCAGCTGCCTGAGCCACCAGGAGCCTCAGTGCTGCCGCGTTTCCAGCCACAGGCTCCGCAGACGCAGCCAAAGCTGCAGAAGCAGGCACAGACACAGACGTCTGCAGAGCACTTAGCACCAGAGCAGAATCAG GTGTCCACCCAAGCACAACCCCAGGAGCAGACATCAGAGAAGACCCTGGAGCAGCCTCAGACCTGGCCACAGGAGCCAGTACCTCCAGCAGAACAAGCATCCGTTCTGGCCTGTACCACAGAACCACAGCCGTCACCTAATACTGCAGAAACTGGGAGAG GCCCACAGGAAGCCTTGGTAGAACCAGTAAGTGCTCAGGGCAATGAAGACACGAGCCAGGAGGCGTCAGCTGGTGGCCTGGATGTGGGAGAATGTGAAAAAAGAGCAAGAGAAATGCTTGGG ATGTGGGGGGCTGGGAGCTCCCTGAAGGTCACCATCCTGCAGAGCAGCGACAGCCGGGCTTTCAACACCACCTCTGGACCTCGCCCTGGGGACTCTGCCTCCGCCACCCCTGCCCTCTCGAGCACACCCTCCAGGCAAAACCTCCAGTTCTTCTGCTATATCTGCAAGGCCAGCTGCAGTAGCCAGCAG GAGTTCCAGGATCACATGTCAGAGGCCCAGCACCAACAGCGGCTTGGGGAAATGCAGCACTCGAACCAGACCTGcctgctgtccctgctgcccGTGCCGCGGGACATCCTGGAGAGAGAGGCCGA AGACCCTCCACCGAAACGCTGGTGCAGCACCTGCCAGGTGTACTATATAGGAGACCTGATTCAGCACCGCAGGACACAGGAACACAAG ATTGCCAAACAGTCCCTGAGGCCCTTCTGCACCGTATGCAATCGTTATTTCAGGACCCCTCGGAAGTTTGTGGAGCATGTGAAGTCTCAGGGTCACAAAGACAAAGCCAAGGAG GTCAAGACATTTGAAAAGGAAGTAGCCAGCCCAGATGATGACCACTTCATCACAGTGGATGCCGTGGGCTGCTTCGAGAGTGATCAAAAAGAGGACGaggatgatgacgatgatgacgaAGAGATTGAGGCTGAAGAGGAATTCTGCAAGCAG GTGAGGTCAAGAGATATGTCTTTAGAAGAAGGGAAGGGCTCAGAGACTTACACGCCCAACACGGCTTACG GTATGGACTTCCTGGTGCCAGTGATGGGCTATGTCTGCCGCGTCTGTCACAAGTTCTATGACAGCAACTCGGAATTGAGGTTCTCCCATTGCAAGTCCCTGGCTCACTTTGAGAACCTGCAG AAATACAAAGAAGCCAAGAACCCCAGCCTTGCTACCCGGCCTGGGAATCGCAGGTGTGCGATCAATGCTCGCAATGCCTTGACTGCGCTGTTCAGCTCTAGCAGTGGCAGTGGCCGCCAGCCCTGCCCCCAGGACACAGTGAAAATACCCAGTCAGGTGAAGCCTGGATCCCCCAGACCTCCTCTTCCCCTTCGGCGCTCAACTCGCCTTAAAACCTGA
- the Ciz1 gene encoding cip1-interacting zinc finger protein isoform X4, whose translation MFNQQLQQQQQQQLQQLQQQQQQLLQLQQLLQQSPAQAPLPMPVNRGLPQQSAQQQLLNLQGLHSTALLNGSMLQRALLLQQLQGLDQFAMLPATYDSASLNVPTAALGNLRAYNMTAPSVAAPSLTPPQMVTPNLQQFFPQATRQSLLGPPPVGVPINPSQVSHSGRNYQKQARNHSSTIPNRKKQDSSSQTVPLEDREDPTEGSEEAVELQMDTPEDQDSLVYPDDMVSEPPEPEPEPFEPEPFEALEPPAKRLKSSEKGATGQPQAKVQPLVQMTALKQTQTPDQLPEPPGASVLPRFQPQAPQTQPKLQKQAQTQTSAEHLAPEQNQVSTQAQPQEQTSEKTLEQPQTWPQEPVPPAEQASVLACTTEPQPSPNTAETGRGPQEALVEPVSAQGNEDTSQEASAGGLDVGECEKRAREMLGMWGAGSSLKVTILQSSDSRAFNTTSGPRPGDSASATPALSSTPSRQNLQFFCYICKASCSSQQEFQDHMSEAQHQQRLGEMQHSNQTCLLSLLPVPRDILEREAEDPPPKRWCSTCQVYYIGDLIQHRRTQEHKIAKQSLRPFCTVCNRYFRTPRKFVEHVKSQGHKDKAKEVKTFEKEVASPDDDHFITVDAVGCFESDQKEDEDDDDDDEEIEAEEEFCKQVRSRDMSLEEGKGSETYTPNTAYGMDFLVPVMGYVCRVCHKFYDSNSELRFSHCKSLAHFENLQKYKEAKNPSLATRPGNRRCAINARNALTALFSSSSGSGRQPCPQDTVKIPSQVKPGSPRPPLPLRRSTRLKT comes from the exons ATGTTCAACCAGCaactccagcagcagcagcagcagcagttacagcagctgcagcagcagcagcagcagctactgCAGCTTCAACAGCTGCTGCAGCAGTCCCCAGCACAGGCACCCTTGCCGATGCCTGTCAACCG GGGCCTCCCCCAGCAGTCAGCCCAGCAACAGCTTCTGAATCTCCAGGGCCTCCACTCCACCGCCCTGCTCAATGGCTCCATGCTGCAAAGAGCTTTGCTTCTGCAGCAGTTGCAAG GACTGGACCAGTTTGCAATGCTACCAGCCACGTATGACAGTGCCAGCCTCAACGTGCCTACGGCAGCATTGG GCAACCTCCGCGCTTACAACATGACAGCCCCAAGCGTGGCAGCTCCCAGCCTCACACCACCTCAGATGGTCACCCCAAACCTGCAACAGTTCTTTCCCCAGGCCACTCGCCAGTCCCTGCTGGGCCCTCCTCCTGTTGGGGTCCCAATAAATCCTTCTCAGGTCAGCCACTCAGGGAGGAACTACCAGAAACAGGCCAGAAACCACTCTTCCACCATCCCCAATCGCAAG AAGCAGGATTCTTCTTCCCAGACGGTGCCTCTGGAAGACAGGGAAGACCCCACAGAGGGGTCTGAGGAAGCCGTAGAGCTCCAGATGGACACACCTGAAG ACCAAGATTCACTAGTCTACCCAGATGATATGGTGAGTGAGCCCCCAGAGCCTGAGCCCGAGCCCTTTGAGCCTGAGCCCTTTGAGGCATTGGAACCACCAGCCAAGAGGTTAAAGAG CTCAGAGAAAGGTGCTACAGGGCAGCCACAAGCAAAGGTCCAGCCTCTTGTTCAGATGACAGCACTGAAGCAGACACAGACCCCAGATCAGCTGCCTGAGCCACCAGGAGCCTCAGTGCTGCCGCGTTTCCAGCCACAGGCTCCGCAGACGCAGCCAAAGCTGCAGAAGCAGGCACAGACACAGACGTCTGCAGAGCACTTAGCACCAGAGCAGAATCAG GTGTCCACCCAAGCACAACCCCAGGAGCAGACATCAGAGAAGACCCTGGAGCAGCCTCAGACCTGGCCACAGGAGCCAGTACCTCCAGCAGAACAAGCATCCGTTCTGGCCTGTACCACAGAACCACAGCCGTCACCTAATACTGCAGAAACTGGGAGAG GCCCACAGGAAGCCTTGGTAGAACCAGTAAGTGCTCAGGGCAATGAAGACACGAGCCAGGAGGCGTCAGCTGGTGGCCTGGATGTGGGAGAATGTGAAAAAAGAGCAAGAGAAATGCTTGGG ATGTGGGGGGCTGGGAGCTCCCTGAAGGTCACCATCCTGCAGAGCAGCGACAGCCGGGCTTTCAACACCACCTCTGGACCTCGCCCTGGGGACTCTGCCTCCGCCACCCCTGCCCTCTCGAGCACACCCTCCAGGCAAAACCTCCAGTTCTTCTGCTATATCTGCAAGGCCAGCTGCAGTAGCCAGCAG GAGTTCCAGGATCACATGTCAGAGGCCCAGCACCAACAGCGGCTTGGGGAAATGCAGCACTCGAACCAGACCTGcctgctgtccctgctgcccGTGCCGCGGGACATCCTGGAGAGAGAGGCCGA AGACCCTCCACCGAAACGCTGGTGCAGCACCTGCCAGGTGTACTATATAGGAGACCTGATTCAGCACCGCAGGACACAGGAACACAAG ATTGCCAAACAGTCCCTGAGGCCCTTCTGCACCGTATGCAATCGTTATTTCAGGACCCCTCGGAAGTTTGTGGAGCATGTGAAGTCTCAGGGTCACAAAGACAAAGCCAAGGAG GTCAAGACATTTGAAAAGGAAGTAGCCAGCCCAGATGATGACCACTTCATCACAGTGGATGCCGTGGGCTGCTTCGAGAGTGATCAAAAAGAGGACGaggatgatgacgatgatgacgaAGAGATTGAGGCTGAAGAGGAATTCTGCAAGCAG GTGAGGTCAAGAGATATGTCTTTAGAAGAAGGGAAGGGCTCAGAGACTTACACGCCCAACACGGCTTACG GTATGGACTTCCTGGTGCCAGTGATGGGCTATGTCTGCCGCGTCTGTCACAAGTTCTATGACAGCAACTCGGAATTGAGGTTCTCCCATTGCAAGTCCCTGGCTCACTTTGAGAACCTGCAG AAATACAAAGAAGCCAAGAACCCCAGCCTTGCTACCCGGCCTGGGAATCGCAGGTGTGCGATCAATGCTCGCAATGCCTTGACTGCGCTGTTCAGCTCTAGCAGTGGCAGTGGCCGCCAGCCCTGCCCCCAGGACACAGTGAAAATACCCAGTCAGGTGAAGCCTGGATCCCCCAGACCTCCTCTTCCCCTTCGGCGCTCAACTCGCCTTAAAACCTGA
- the Ciz1 gene encoding cip1-interacting zinc finger protein isoform X2 has product MFNQQLQQQQQQQLQQLQQQQQQLLQLQQLLQQSPAQAPLPMPVNRGLPQQSAQQQLLNLQGLHSTALLNGSMLQRALLLQQLQGLDQFAMLPATYDSASLNVPTAALGNLRAYNMTAPSVAAPSLTPPQMVTPNLQQFFPQATRQSLLGPPPVGVPINPSQVSHSGRNYQKQARNHSSTIPNRKDSSSQTVPLEDREDPTEGSEEAVELQMDTPEGNRQGVLSFTRDIRAGEILVTRCRAISWNYVPSPAAIADQDSLVYPDDMVSEPPEPEPEPFEPEPFEALEPPAKRLKSSEKGATGQPQAKVQPLVQMTALKQTQTPDQLPEPPGASVLPRFQPQAPQTQPKLQKQAQTQTSAEHLAPEQNQVSTQAQPQEQTSEKTLEQPQTWPQEPVPPAEQASVLACTTEPQPSPNTAETGRGPQEALVEPVSAQGNEDTSQEASAGGLDVGECEKRAREMLGMWGAGSSLKVTILQSSDSRAFNTTSGPRPGDSASATPALSSTPSRQNLQFFCYICKASCSSQQEFQDHMSEAQHQQRLGEMQHSNQTCLLSLLPVPRDILEREAEDPPPKRWCSTCQVYYIGDLIQHRRTQEHKIAKQSLRPFCTVCNRYFRTPRKFVEHVKSQGHKDKAKEVKTFEKEVASPDDDHFITVDAVGCFESDQKEDEDDDDDDEEIEAEEEFCKQVRSRDMSLEEGKGSETYTPNTAYGMDFLVPVMGYVCRVCHKFYDSNSELRFSHCKSLAHFENLQKYKEAKNPSLATRPGNRRCAINARNALTALFSSSSGSGRQPCPQDTVKIPSQVKPGSPRPPLPLRRSTRLKT; this is encoded by the exons ATGTTCAACCAGCaactccagcagcagcagcagcagcagttacagcagctgcagcagcagcagcagcagctactgCAGCTTCAACAGCTGCTGCAGCAGTCCCCAGCACAGGCACCCTTGCCGATGCCTGTCAACCG GGGCCTCCCCCAGCAGTCAGCCCAGCAACAGCTTCTGAATCTCCAGGGCCTCCACTCCACCGCCCTGCTCAATGGCTCCATGCTGCAAAGAGCTTTGCTTCTGCAGCAGTTGCAAG GACTGGACCAGTTTGCAATGCTACCAGCCACGTATGACAGTGCCAGCCTCAACGTGCCTACGGCAGCATTGG GCAACCTCCGCGCTTACAACATGACAGCCCCAAGCGTGGCAGCTCCCAGCCTCACACCACCTCAGATGGTCACCCCAAACCTGCAACAGTTCTTTCCCCAGGCCACTCGCCAGTCCCTGCTGGGCCCTCCTCCTGTTGGGGTCCCAATAAATCCTTCTCAGGTCAGCCACTCAGGGAGGAACTACCAGAAACAGGCCAGAAACCACTCTTCCACCATCCCCAATCGCAAG GATTCTTCTTCCCAGACGGTGCCTCTGGAAGACAGGGAAGACCCCACAGAGGGGTCTGAGGAAGCCGTAGAGCTCCAGATGGACACACCTGAAGGTAACAGACAAGGGGTTCTGTCCTTCACAAGGGACATCAGGGCAGGGGAGATCTTGGTGACACGGTGCCGGGCCATTTCCTGGAACTATGTTCCCTCACCTGCTGCCATTGCAGACCAAGATTCACTAGTCTACCCAGATGATATGGTGAGTGAGCCCCCAGAGCCTGAGCCCGAGCCCTTTGAGCCTGAGCCCTTTGAGGCATTGGAACCACCAGCCAAGAGGTTAAAGAG CTCAGAGAAAGGTGCTACAGGGCAGCCACAAGCAAAGGTCCAGCCTCTTGTTCAGATGACAGCACTGAAGCAGACACAGACCCCAGATCAGCTGCCTGAGCCACCAGGAGCCTCAGTGCTGCCGCGTTTCCAGCCACAGGCTCCGCAGACGCAGCCAAAGCTGCAGAAGCAGGCACAGACACAGACGTCTGCAGAGCACTTAGCACCAGAGCAGAATCAG GTGTCCACCCAAGCACAACCCCAGGAGCAGACATCAGAGAAGACCCTGGAGCAGCCTCAGACCTGGCCACAGGAGCCAGTACCTCCAGCAGAACAAGCATCCGTTCTGGCCTGTACCACAGAACCACAGCCGTCACCTAATACTGCAGAAACTGGGAGAG GCCCACAGGAAGCCTTGGTAGAACCAGTAAGTGCTCAGGGCAATGAAGACACGAGCCAGGAGGCGTCAGCTGGTGGCCTGGATGTGGGAGAATGTGAAAAAAGAGCAAGAGAAATGCTTGGG ATGTGGGGGGCTGGGAGCTCCCTGAAGGTCACCATCCTGCAGAGCAGCGACAGCCGGGCTTTCAACACCACCTCTGGACCTCGCCCTGGGGACTCTGCCTCCGCCACCCCTGCCCTCTCGAGCACACCCTCCAGGCAAAACCTCCAGTTCTTCTGCTATATCTGCAAGGCCAGCTGCAGTAGCCAGCAG GAGTTCCAGGATCACATGTCAGAGGCCCAGCACCAACAGCGGCTTGGGGAAATGCAGCACTCGAACCAGACCTGcctgctgtccctgctgcccGTGCCGCGGGACATCCTGGAGAGAGAGGCCGA AGACCCTCCACCGAAACGCTGGTGCAGCACCTGCCAGGTGTACTATATAGGAGACCTGATTCAGCACCGCAGGACACAGGAACACAAG ATTGCCAAACAGTCCCTGAGGCCCTTCTGCACCGTATGCAATCGTTATTTCAGGACCCCTCGGAAGTTTGTGGAGCATGTGAAGTCTCAGGGTCACAAAGACAAAGCCAAGGAG GTCAAGACATTTGAAAAGGAAGTAGCCAGCCCAGATGATGACCACTTCATCACAGTGGATGCCGTGGGCTGCTTCGAGAGTGATCAAAAAGAGGACGaggatgatgacgatgatgacgaAGAGATTGAGGCTGAAGAGGAATTCTGCAAGCAG GTGAGGTCAAGAGATATGTCTTTAGAAGAAGGGAAGGGCTCAGAGACTTACACGCCCAACACGGCTTACG GTATGGACTTCCTGGTGCCAGTGATGGGCTATGTCTGCCGCGTCTGTCACAAGTTCTATGACAGCAACTCGGAATTGAGGTTCTCCCATTGCAAGTCCCTGGCTCACTTTGAGAACCTGCAG AAATACAAAGAAGCCAAGAACCCCAGCCTTGCTACCCGGCCTGGGAATCGCAGGTGTGCGATCAATGCTCGCAATGCCTTGACTGCGCTGTTCAGCTCTAGCAGTGGCAGTGGCCGCCAGCCCTGCCCCCAGGACACAGTGAAAATACCCAGTCAGGTGAAGCCTGGATCCCCCAGACCTCCTCTTCCCCTTCGGCGCTCAACTCGCCTTAAAACCTGA
- the Ciz1 gene encoding cip1-interacting zinc finger protein isoform X5: MFNQQLQQQQQQQLQQLQQQQQQLLQLQQLLQQSPAQAPLPMPVNRGLPQQSAQQQLLNLQGLHSTALLNGSMLQRALLLQQLQGLDQFAMLPATYDSASLNVPTAALGNLRAYNMTAPSVAAPSLTPPQMVTPNLQQFFPQATRQSLLGPPPVGVPINPSQVSHSGRNYQKQARNHSSTIPNRKDSSSQTVPLEDREDPTEGSEEAVELQMDTPEDQDSLVYPDDMVSEPPEPEPEPFEPEPFEALEPPAKRLKSSEKGATGQPQAKVQPLVQMTALKQTQTPDQLPEPPGASVLPRFQPQAPQTQPKLQKQAQTQTSAEHLAPEQNQVSTQAQPQEQTSEKTLEQPQTWPQEPVPPAEQASVLACTTEPQPSPNTAETGRGPQEALVEPVSAQGNEDTSQEASAGGLDVGECEKRAREMLGMWGAGSSLKVTILQSSDSRAFNTTSGPRPGDSASATPALSSTPSRQNLQFFCYICKASCSSQQEFQDHMSEAQHQQRLGEMQHSNQTCLLSLLPVPRDILEREAEDPPPKRWCSTCQVYYIGDLIQHRRTQEHKIAKQSLRPFCTVCNRYFRTPRKFVEHVKSQGHKDKAKEVKTFEKEVASPDDDHFITVDAVGCFESDQKEDEDDDDDDEEIEAEEEFCKQVRSRDMSLEEGKGSETYTPNTAYGMDFLVPVMGYVCRVCHKFYDSNSELRFSHCKSLAHFENLQKYKEAKNPSLATRPGNRRCAINARNALTALFSSSSGSGRQPCPQDTVKIPSQVKPGSPRPPLPLRRSTRLKT; encoded by the exons ATGTTCAACCAGCaactccagcagcagcagcagcagcagttacagcagctgcagcagcagcagcagcagctactgCAGCTTCAACAGCTGCTGCAGCAGTCCCCAGCACAGGCACCCTTGCCGATGCCTGTCAACCG GGGCCTCCCCCAGCAGTCAGCCCAGCAACAGCTTCTGAATCTCCAGGGCCTCCACTCCACCGCCCTGCTCAATGGCTCCATGCTGCAAAGAGCTTTGCTTCTGCAGCAGTTGCAAG GACTGGACCAGTTTGCAATGCTACCAGCCACGTATGACAGTGCCAGCCTCAACGTGCCTACGGCAGCATTGG GCAACCTCCGCGCTTACAACATGACAGCCCCAAGCGTGGCAGCTCCCAGCCTCACACCACCTCAGATGGTCACCCCAAACCTGCAACAGTTCTTTCCCCAGGCCACTCGCCAGTCCCTGCTGGGCCCTCCTCCTGTTGGGGTCCCAATAAATCCTTCTCAGGTCAGCCACTCAGGGAGGAACTACCAGAAACAGGCCAGAAACCACTCTTCCACCATCCCCAATCGCAAG GATTCTTCTTCCCAGACGGTGCCTCTGGAAGACAGGGAAGACCCCACAGAGGGGTCTGAGGAAGCCGTAGAGCTCCAGATGGACACACCTGAAG ACCAAGATTCACTAGTCTACCCAGATGATATGGTGAGTGAGCCCCCAGAGCCTGAGCCCGAGCCCTTTGAGCCTGAGCCCTTTGAGGCATTGGAACCACCAGCCAAGAGGTTAAAGAG CTCAGAGAAAGGTGCTACAGGGCAGCCACAAGCAAAGGTCCAGCCTCTTGTTCAGATGACAGCACTGAAGCAGACACAGACCCCAGATCAGCTGCCTGAGCCACCAGGAGCCTCAGTGCTGCCGCGTTTCCAGCCACAGGCTCCGCAGACGCAGCCAAAGCTGCAGAAGCAGGCACAGACACAGACGTCTGCAGAGCACTTAGCACCAGAGCAGAATCAG GTGTCCACCCAAGCACAACCCCAGGAGCAGACATCAGAGAAGACCCTGGAGCAGCCTCAGACCTGGCCACAGGAGCCAGTACCTCCAGCAGAACAAGCATCCGTTCTGGCCTGTACCACAGAACCACAGCCGTCACCTAATACTGCAGAAACTGGGAGAG GCCCACAGGAAGCCTTGGTAGAACCAGTAAGTGCTCAGGGCAATGAAGACACGAGCCAGGAGGCGTCAGCTGGTGGCCTGGATGTGGGAGAATGTGAAAAAAGAGCAAGAGAAATGCTTGGG ATGTGGGGGGCTGGGAGCTCCCTGAAGGTCACCATCCTGCAGAGCAGCGACAGCCGGGCTTTCAACACCACCTCTGGACCTCGCCCTGGGGACTCTGCCTCCGCCACCCCTGCCCTCTCGAGCACACCCTCCAGGCAAAACCTCCAGTTCTTCTGCTATATCTGCAAGGCCAGCTGCAGTAGCCAGCAG GAGTTCCAGGATCACATGTCAGAGGCCCAGCACCAACAGCGGCTTGGGGAAATGCAGCACTCGAACCAGACCTGcctgctgtccctgctgcccGTGCCGCGGGACATCCTGGAGAGAGAGGCCGA AGACCCTCCACCGAAACGCTGGTGCAGCACCTGCCAGGTGTACTATATAGGAGACCTGATTCAGCACCGCAGGACACAGGAACACAAG ATTGCCAAACAGTCCCTGAGGCCCTTCTGCACCGTATGCAATCGTTATTTCAGGACCCCTCGGAAGTTTGTGGAGCATGTGAAGTCTCAGGGTCACAAAGACAAAGCCAAGGAG GTCAAGACATTTGAAAAGGAAGTAGCCAGCCCAGATGATGACCACTTCATCACAGTGGATGCCGTGGGCTGCTTCGAGAGTGATCAAAAAGAGGACGaggatgatgacgatgatgacgaAGAGATTGAGGCTGAAGAGGAATTCTGCAAGCAG GTGAGGTCAAGAGATATGTCTTTAGAAGAAGGGAAGGGCTCAGAGACTTACACGCCCAACACGGCTTACG GTATGGACTTCCTGGTGCCAGTGATGGGCTATGTCTGCCGCGTCTGTCACAAGTTCTATGACAGCAACTCGGAATTGAGGTTCTCCCATTGCAAGTCCCTGGCTCACTTTGAGAACCTGCAG AAATACAAAGAAGCCAAGAACCCCAGCCTTGCTACCCGGCCTGGGAATCGCAGGTGTGCGATCAATGCTCGCAATGCCTTGACTGCGCTGTTCAGCTCTAGCAGTGGCAGTGGCCGCCAGCCCTGCCCCCAGGACACAGTGAAAATACCCAGTCAGGTGAAGCCTGGATCCCCCAGACCTCCTCTTCCCCTTCGGCGCTCAACTCGCCTTAAAACCTGA